Part of the Paenibacillus sp. FSL R7-0273 genome is shown below.
CCCGCTGCTCCGGTGGTCGGTGCGCCGCCCTGAACATTCCCGATCATGAAATTGTCACTTTCAAAGGAGCCGTCAGCACGGAGGACCAGTGTTTCTTTCCAGGAGGTGGAGCCGGCTGAAATCCCGCTGAGTCCCTGGAAGCCCCGGTGGATATACGTATTGTTCAGGGTCAGACCGCTCTTGACCGGCTTAACCTGCTCCAGCTCTACGTCATCGATATACAGCTTGCCGGATTTAACCGCAATCGGATACGTTTCGCCGTTGTTAAGCTTCATCGTTCCACTCTGAATGGTATAGGTCTGGCAGCTGTCGCGCTTACAGTCAATCGTTTCCGGTCCGCCTTTGGACGGTGCATCAACCACGACCTTGTTGCCTGGCAGGAAGGTGAAGATATTCCAGCACATGCCGCCGCATTCATATCCGCTGTAATCCGGACTGAAGCCGTAATACATCCCCTGAAGCTTATTGAGCTCCGCTGTGCCTGAGGCCGGCGCCTTGTACGAGCCGTCTCCCGCTGGAGGGGCAGGCACGGTTACCGGTTTTTGCGGCTGTGATGACGGCTGCGGCGATGGCTGGTTTACGCCTGCTTGATCTTCAAGCTGCTTTTTAAAATGTTCCAGCTGCTTATCAATTTCAGCTTTGGCCGTTGCTTTGGTTAACCCTTGACTGGTCAGATAAGGCTCCGTATACACCAGCACCTGCGGCAGATACGGATTCCAGGCCACCAGCGCCTGCGTGGACTCTCCAATGAAGCGCAGAGGAACCATCGTGTAATTATCGATTATTGTAGGAGCCTGCAATAAAGTTAACGTGGAGCCGTTAACAGCTGCCGTTTTGCTGTTTATTGTCATGACAATAGTTAATCCTTCCTTATTGCCGGTCACCTTCTGAGCAGCTTGATCCCAGCTTACCTCCATGCCCATTGCCTCAAACAGGGGTCTGAACGGAACAAGCACCGTACCCTTTTCATTGACAGGTGCTTTTTCAAAAGCAAGGACTTTATCATCCAGCTTAACCTCAATATTCTTGTTGACCGCAGCGAATGTCTGACCGGGGGACAAATTCAGCAGCAATATCGCTCCCGCCAATACAGCGGTACATAACAGCCACCTCATACCTTGAGCCGGAAGCCCTCTCCACCTGACCACTAACATCACCCTTTCCCGATTGTAGAATAAATGACAGATTTTTATTTTATTAACCGGATGTGCCAAAAGACAAACAAAAGCTCCTCATCCCAAAACAATTGACCATAGGACAAAACGATCTTATAATTGTAATAATATGGTACATAAAGGGGTGAAATAGAATTTGTTGGAACTTGATGGAATGAATGCTGATTCATTAATCGACATGCTAAAAGCCTCATTCTCTCTAGATAACTGGACAGCCATGATAGAGATATCTGACAAGCTTATAGAAGTAGTCTCAGTCATACATGCAACCAATCTGGATGGATTAGAAGCGCAGCTGCTCAAACGGTCTCTAGTTTACTATTTTGGTTTCAGCCTTTGCGCAAAGGGGATCGCTTTTCAGAAATTAGGAGATTATAACTTTACAAGGGAGTGTATTAAAAGGTATTCGAACTTGAGCTGGTTAAAGCTTTACGATGAAGATTCATTGTCGGAAATTGAATATTATAAGAGCATTGCCGTAGCAAATGCATTTGTAATTGATTTGCTTGAGGGGGACACAAGGGTTCTGCCTGATTATGTTGAATTCCTTAAGACCTGTAGCAGAAATGAGCTTACTGCCGGCTTGCTAAACATTTTAGACTCAGCATTAAAATACAATTATTCAGTGGACTCAGCATTGGACGAATTACAAGGTTATGTTATAAAAGCCAATGCTTCCTCACCAGCTGTAGATGTTCATTATTACATAGAATATACTCATCTATTATCGGTTTACTCATTTAAAAGAGGAAAAATAGAATATGCAATAAACCTAATAATTGAAAATATAGTATTGAGTGGTAGACTAGGAGATGGGAGCGGTTTTAGAAAGTCGACTGCTTTTTATGAACTTGTTAGAGCTGACGCCAATGCTTCCCAGCAGCAGGAGTATCACTACATAATGAAAAAAATCATAGAGAGGGAGTTCAATGATGAAAAAGAAGCTTTTGTTATTGACCACCGTATTACTGATTAGTTCATTCTCAATTTTGGCTGCGGCAAGTGCTGATGAAGTGAAAAGTGTAGTTTATAAAGGAACAATTACAACAAACACCCATGGTATGGGTCACTAAATTACTATTATTGATTGGATTCTGTTTTGACACCGGACAAGAACATATTCCATTAAGACCCGCGCTGAGCGCGGGTTTTTATTTGTGGAATCAGGTACCTGCTGGAGGCTTCCCGCTGAGACCGGTTTGATCATTTACTGAAACTTGATTTACAATGATCATAAAAGGTAATGATACATAGGCTGAAAGGGATGGCGTTAAATTATGGTCAGATCTTTATATACACGAGTCGTACTAATCTTTCTGGCTTCTGTAATCGGGGGCACCCTTATATCCTTTTTACTGGCAGCCTGGATCTTTGAAGATAAGCTGAATGAAAACCTGCAGATTCCTATGATCTATTTCGGCCAGGATATTGCCCGTATGTACGGGACATTCCCGGCAGATGAAGCAAGTGCTTATGTGAGCGGAATGAGTCAGCTTAAAATGTATAACCTCAGGTTTTTTGACGAGACCGGCGAGTATGAGTCATTTGGAGAGCCTAACGAATATCAGCCGGCAACAGTTACCAAAGAGCAGATCAACCTCATCTTGAACGGAGATGTGGTTCAGGTGAACCGAGGTGTGGTGAGCACTACTCTTGTCGGGCTGCCTTTTACAAGCAACGGGGAGACCAAAGCCATGTTCATCGACCAAAGAACGCCTACCTCTAACACGCTGGCGATACAATTTCTGCTGAACTTTTCCATTTATACACTGGTGACAGGCAGTCTGGTTATACTCGTTGCCACCAAGTTCCTCGTTAATCCGATTAAAAAGCTGACGGATGCTACCAGGCATATCGCCGGCGGGAATTTCAACATCAGGCTGAATATTAAGCAAAAAGGGGAGCTGGGGGCGCTGGCCCAGAGCTTTGAAGAAATGACCCGGGATTTGCAGCAGGTGGAGCAGCTGCGCCGGGATTTTGTTTCAAATGTATCTCATGAAGTCCAGTCACCGCTAACCTCGATCACCGGATATGCCAAAGCGCTGAAGCAGATGAACCTCCCGGACCGGGAGCGGGACCGTTATCTGGATATTATTATCTCTGAAGCGGAACGGATGTCCAAAATGAGCGACGGCCTCCTGAAGCTGAGCCTGCTTGAATCACAGTCACAGCAGCTGCAGTTCAGCACCTTCAGTCTGGATGAGCAGATCAGGCGGGTTATTGTGGCGCTTCAGCCGCAATGGTCAGCGCGCAGCATCAGCTTTGAGCTTCAGTTAAAGCCCATTCAAATGGAAGCAGATTATGATCTTTTAAACCAGGTATGGACGAATATTCTCGGCAACAGCATTAAATTCTCCAATGAGGGAGGTGCGGTTACCGTCAGTATCAGGCAGGATAGCAGGAGTGTCATCGTCCGGATAACCGATACGGGAATCGGCATATCTCCGGAGGACCAGCGGCGCATTTTCGAAAGGTTCTTTAAGGCAGACCGCTCTCACAGCCGACAGAATGGCGGCAGCGGCATGGGCTTAGCGATCGTGAAGCAGATTGTTATGCTGCATTCCGGTGACATCCGGGCCGAAAGCGAAAGCGGCAAGGGCACAAGCATCATTATTACTTTGCCGCTAAAGCCGCCAACCGGGCAGGCTAATATAACCTAAGCATATTCAACCACATGGGGCGTGTACATCTAATGGATGTAGCGCCTCTTTTTTTATGCCAGTTCATACTCCGTTCATATTGCCGTCACGAAGGGGACATATGGACTGGGTACACTTTAAACATGCCGATAATACGGCTCTACAGATATAAGGACAGGAGAAGATGAACGTGGAAGAAAATGTGAACATCAGGAACGGAACCGGAATCCGCAAAAAACGGAGACTGTGGTTAAAGATAATAGGAGGAATACTCCGGGCACTTGTGTTGTTCGTGGGCATTGTATTTATCGTGCATGTGATCAGTAAAGGGGTCGAGAAAAATAAAATCGAAACTTACGGTCAATATGTCACCGTGGATGACAAGCAGATGAATGTGTTCATTCAAGGCAGCGGTCCACAGACAATCGTCCTTCTGCCAGGACAGGGGACCCCGTCGCCAGTGCTTGATTTTAAACTGCTGATCGACGAATTGTCCCCGGATTACCGGGTCGTCGCCATTGAACCCTTCGGATACGGACTCAGCGACACAACAGATAAGGCAAGGACAACCGAGAATATCGTAAGCGAAATTCACGAAGCTGTTCAGCAGCTGGATATCGGCCGTTACATTCTTATGGGACATTCGATCACTGGACTGTACGGTGTGTCCTATGTGAACAGCTATCCTGATGAGGTTCTCGCTTTTGTCGGCATTGACAGCAGTGTTCCGAATCAACCCGGTATGGATGTCAAGCTCCCTCTGAAATCAATGCAGCTTCTGCAGCAGTCAGGTCTGATGAGGTTACTCCAAAAAGTGAGCGGAGATGCTTATGCGTCACTTGACTACGATGAGCATACTAAAGAGCAGATGCGTCTCATTACAAATCAAGTCGGGGGTAATGCAACATTGATGGACGAGCTTAAGCATCTCGGCTCCAATTTTAAGAATGGAGAACAGCTCACTTATCCTAATGAACTGCCGGTGCTCCTCTTTGTCCAGTCGAACAACGAGCAGAACGAGCAATGGGTTCCGCTGCATGAGGCCCAAGTCAAACAGTCTGCGCAAGGCCTGATGATCCCGATGGAAGGCTCTCATTACCTGCATCATACGAAATACAAGGAAATCGCTGAGGCCTTCAAAGATTATATGAAGCATATCCAATAAATAGTGTTCAAGAGGAGAAGAAGCGTATGATTCAACCAGCAGGAGCGGCAGTCCAGAATCGTTCCACAGCCAAGAAAGTGCTTCATATTGTGCTGAAAATAATCGCAGCGTTCATTATACTTGTCCTGCTTTTTATAGCTGTGGTGTTTACAGTAAATAAAGCAAGCTCTTATTCAGAACAAAAAAGAACAGATCATTACGGCCAGCTTGTGCCTGTAGACGGTAAACAAATGAATGTGTTCATTGAAGGTCAGGGAAAGGAAACCATCGTGCTTCTTCCCGGCTATGGAACCGCGGCACCCGCCCTGGATTTCAAGCCGCTTATATCAGAGCTAAGCCCCTACTATAAAGTGGTGGTGGTCGAGCCCTTTGGTTACGGGTTAAGCGACCAGACCGGGAAGGAACGCACTACCGCCAACATCGTTAGTGAGATTCATGAAGCGCTGCAAAGCCTTCATATTGACCGTTACATTCTGATGGCTCACTCTATCTCCGGACTCTATAGCCTGGATTATGTGAACCAGTATTCTAATGAAGTGAGTGCTTATATCGGGCTGGACAGCAGCGTCCCTGCATTAAGAGAACAGAGGATTACTTCATCCGACACGAAGCCGGTAAAATGGTTCCGCGACCTTGGCTTCGCCCGCGTCCAGCTGAAGCTAAGTCCCGACGCTTATGAGGGCTTGCCATATGATGAGCACACGCTGGATCAAATAAACATCCTGATGCGTAAAAACATGTACAATCCCACTCAATTAAATGAAGCGGTAAGCATGTATGCCAACTATGATGCAGCGGAACAGCAAAGCTTTCCCGCCAATTTACCGGTCCTGTTCTTTCTCCAGGAGAATCACCCGGTAACAGACCAGTGGGTTCCGGAGCATGAGAAGCAAATAGAGGACTCTCTGCAAGGAGAAATCATCTTACTGGATGCGGACCATTATTTGTACCGTTCCCATTCCGCTGAAATATCTGAGAAGATAAGAGGTTTCACAGATCAAAATACAAACAGAGCACTATAAATGTCAATACAGCCCCTGTTTCTGTGAAAAGCGAACTGATATGATAATAAATGAATCGCTTACATTATGCTCAGTATAATGAACAGTAATGCCCTTTCGCTCCTCCGTGAGAAATGAAAGGGCATTTACTGCATTCAAGCGGCACTTGCCTTTGCGATTGTTGATTATAAAATTAATACATTAATTCAAGTTAAATTAGTGTTACTATGATTATACTTAATCAGTATACAGCCAAGAAGGGGAAGACTCATGAAGGAACAAGGCAAATTCAACGGGTGGCCCTTTATTGGAGACATGAGCATGGAACGCAAGCTGCTGCTGGTCTTCCTGGTTATCGTTACACTGCCGCTTTCCATTATCGGTATTATCAGTTATAAGAGCTATTCAGAGTCGATTGAGGCCAATACAGTTGCTTATTCAGAGAAGCTGATTGATCAAATGATGGACGGGATCGACGACTACATAGAAGATATGAAACGGATTTCTTCCATGCCGGCTTATGTGAACGAGATCAAACAAAATCTGATTGCCTCCAACCGCTACCATGAACAAAAGAGCCGGGGCGAAGGGGACACGGGAAGCAGAACCGTTGCACCGGGAGACTTTGACCTGCTGTTGTCCATCCAGCGGGGGATTGAAGGCAATATCTCTTTTATCAACAATATTAAACGGGGTACGAACTCTGTCTATATTTTTGACGCTTATGGAAACGGTTATTATTCTGCAAAGGACGGCGGTGTCCGGCTGGACCTTGATCAGAGCTACAAATTCTGGAGCCGGCAGGCGAGGGATTCCAGTGGTGAAGCCCTGCTCTTTGGCACCCAGGCCTATACTACTAACCTTCAGAGTACACGTTATGCCTATACTGTAGTCCGAAAAATCGTTGACGGTCTATGGAATCCCATCGGACTGATTGCGGTAGAGGCTAATATAAGTAATATGGAGAGCCAGGTAGCTGAATTGGACAAGGTAACCCGGGGGAAATCCATGATCGTGGATCAGGATGGCAAGGTGGTTTATGACAGTGACCAGAAACTGCTGACTATGGATATTTCGCAAACGATGCTGTTCCGGAATGCTCAGGGAGCGGCAGGGAGCTTTTATGATACAGTATCAGGCAAGCAGCGGCTTAATATCTATTCCAGTTCAGCCAAGACCAACTGGAAGGTGATTATCTCCATTCCGGTCGATGAATTAACCCGTGATGTCAAGCTGACCCGCAACGCAACCTTGCTGGCCACCTTGATTATTATTGTCGTGGCGTTAATCATTTCTATTGTGCTGTCATTCGCACTGACCAAACCGCTGAAGCAAATGATTCAGCTGATGAAAAGGGTGCAGAACGGGGATCTGGATGTAAACTTTCTTGTGAAGCGGCGGGACGAAATCGGACTGCTGGGTCATCAGTTTAACCGGATGCTTGCCCGCATCAGAGAGCTGATTCAGGATATTTACCGTATTGAGGAGCAAAAGAAAGAAGCGGAGCTTCATGCCCTGCAGAGCCAGATCAATCCGCATTTCATCTATAATACACTGGAATCCATACGGATGACCGCAGAAATTAATGATGATGTGGAAGCCGCCGATATGATTTCGATTCTGGGCAAGCTGCTGCGTTACAGCACAGGTGAAGTAACCGGCCGAACAACAATGAAGCAGGAGCTTCTGTATGTCCGCAACTATGTTGAGCTGTTAAACTGCCGTTATCCCGGAAGATTTGTGCTGCAGATTGATGTTCCGGAAGAATTAAATGAGTACAACATTATCAAGCTGGTGTTCCAGCCAATCATAGAAAATGCAGCCTATCATGGACTTGATGACAGCAAAGAGCACATGCATATCAGCATCAGATGTGAATTCACAGCAGATAAACTGCTGTTCCATATCCGCGATGACGGCTGTGGGATGGATCATCAGACCCTGGATAAACTGAAAGCTGATTTAAAGCGGGAGACCCCTCACAAGAAGAGCATTAACGGCGGAATCGGCATGAAAAATGTTCATCAGCGGGTGCAGCTTAACTATGGAGCAGCTTATGGTATTGAGCTGTTTAGTGAGCTGGGGGAGGGAACAGACGTAATCCTCTCACTGCCGCTTCCCTCATACCGCAAAGAAAGCATATCAGAAACAGAAGGGGGCGATCTGGATTGAAGAAGGCTAAAGAGCATTGGCCGCTGCATACAGTGCTGCTTCTCCTTATCCTATTCACTGCAGGGTGTTACAAAACAGGCAGCAAACAGGCACTCTCAGCCACACCGGCCACAGATAATGAACAGGCGAGTCTGTCCGGGAACATTCTTATGCTTACAAACCGGATTGACCTGATAGAGAATGGCACAATGCAGGGCTACGCCGATCAGTTTAGAAAGAAATATCCCGAGGCTGCTGTGGAGTTCGAAGGATTATCCAACTATGCTACAGATATAATGGTCCGGCTGTCTACCAAGGATGCCGGGGATGTGCTGCTGCTGCCGGTTAATCTGCCTGCGAAGGAGCTGAGCTATTTTTTTGAACCGCTGAGTGAGGAGATGTCCGCCGATGAGAGGTTTAAAAGCTTTACGGCGTTTGACGGTAAGCGCTATGGTCTGTCCACCGGGACAACTACAAGCGGGATCATCTATAATAAGAAGGCTTTTCAGCAGGCGGGTATCGCAGAAATTCCGCAAACTCTGGATGATTTCTATGCAGTCTGCGCTAAACTCAAGCAAGCCGGCATCATACCGCTGTACATGAATTATGGCGCGGTCTGGCCGCTCCGGGAATGGGGCAACAATATGGTTAATTATATGACCGGTAATGCTGAATATCTAAATAACATGGTTCATAACAACAATCCTTGGCAGACAGATAACGAATGGGGGCGCTCGCTCGGTATCGCCCGTACGCTGGTTGCCCGGGGATATGTGGAGGATGAGCTGTTCTCGAACAACTGGGAGGTATCCAAGACAAGGCTGGCTAAGGGGGAAGCCGGGATGTACCTGAGCGGGAACTGGACGATTCGCCAGGTTCTTGATGCCGGGGCTGCTTCAGTGGATATCGGCTTTTTCCCGTTACCTTATGATAACGGCCTGACACACTATGCCCCGCTAAATCCCGACTGGTTTATTGGCGTCAGCAAGTTCAGTAAAAACAAGGAGCTGTCGATGGCATGGGTGAACTTTCTGGTCAAGGAAACCGCTTATACCGCAGAGAGCTTTCTTCCGGTTGATGGTTCGTCTGAGCCTTCAATGGAACAGTATACGGAATTTAATTCCTATCATCCTGAACTGGTGGAAGCAGTGGTACAGACAGATGCATTTATTGATATGGCTAACCGCTCAAAGCTTTCTTTTGCTACTGGCGACTACATTCAGGAGCTGATCGCTGCACCGGATCTGCAGAAATCCTTTGATGAGCTGAATCAAAGATGGAAGGATGCCCGTGAAGGGCAGCCCGCTTCCTTTCAACCTTAAACAGCGCAGCACTACAATCCCGCAAAGGCCAAGCTGCAGAAAAGCAGCCCCGGACAGAAAGTCATTTCTGCCGGGGCTGTCTTTTGGAATACCCATAAGGTACAGATTACTGCTGCAGATTACGGTCTATCAGCTCAATGCGCTGCTGAACGCTGGCATAAGAGCGGAGCGGATCTTCCGGGGTATTCAGCACATAATCCAGCATCTGGTCAACTGTGGTGGTAGCGACATGTATGCGGGTATCCGATGAAGCGTAATAGATATAAATCTCTCCGTTGTCACGGGCAATAACACCGTTACAGAACACGACATTCGAAACATCCCCGACACGTTCTTCGCCGTCAGGGGCGATGAAATGGCCGCCGGGAGCATGGGTAACCTTGTTTGGCTGCTCCAGATCGGACAGGAAGGCGTAGAGCACGTAACGCAGACCGGCAGCTGTGTTGCGTACGCCATGAGCAATATGGAGCCAGCCTCGGGCCGTCTTGATCGGAGCCGGACCTTGTCCGTTCTTTACTTCCTTGATGGTATGGTAATAGCGCTGATCCATGATAGTTTCGCTGGTGATAACAGCATTCTCGATGGAGTCAGACAGGCCCCAGCCGATACCGCCGCCGGAGCCTGCGTCGATGAAGCCGTCCTGAGGGCGGGTGTAGAAGGCATATTTACCCTCTACGAATTCAGGGTGCAGGACAACATTGCGCTGCTGGGCAGAGCCGGTCTTGAGATCCGGCAGCCGTTCCCAGGTCTTGAGATCCTTGGTGCGGGTGATGCCGCACTGGGCTACAGCACTGGACAGGTCGCCGGGTGCAGCTTCCGGATCTTTGCGTTCAGTACAGAACAGCCCGTAAATCCATCCGTCGGCGTGTTTGACCAGACGCATATCATAGACATTGGTATCGGGAATTTCGGTCTCTGGCAGGACGACGGGGTGATCCCAGAAGCGGAAGCCGTCTACCCCGCTGCTGCTCTCAGCCACAGCAAAGAAGGACTTGCGGTCGTTGCCTTCTACACGGGCTACTATGTAGAATTTGCCGTCCAGTTCAATCGCACCCGGATTGAACACGCCGTTCACGCCGATTCTCTCAGCAAAATACGGATTGGTCACAGGATTAAAATCATAACGCCAGATTAAGGGGGCATGTTCTGCGGTCAGCAGCGGATATTGATAACGGTCATAGATCCCGTTGCCGAAAGACATCTTTTCATTTTTGCGGGCAATCAGCGTCTCGTAACGTCCTGTTAACAGGGCTTTGCGCTCTTCAAATACTGTTGTCATTACACTGTCTCCTTTTCTCACACTGTAAAATAAAAAATAACAAAATAGATATGTTATTATTTAAGTGTTATGTTAGTAATAACAAAACACATCTAAGTTATAACGGTTTTTTTAACGGATTACAAGAGGCGAATATGTAAGGTAAAGACAAGACTATAAAAATGCTGTACAACACATATTATCTTGAAGACATCAGGCCTATAATTAAAATGGTAGCGCCATCATTTTGCACATGTATTACAATTGGAGGCGATTGTCCAGGTGATCAGAATCATGATTGCGGATGATGAGGAGGTTATCCGCCGCGGGCTTGAGAAAATCACTTCCAGAATGGATCTGGAAGTGGAGGTTATCGGCTCGCACGGCAATGGAATGGAAGCATGGAACCAGCTTTCGACTATAACAGCGGAGGATATTGATCTGCTGATTACGGATATCAAGATGCCCCGGATGGACGGCTTCATGCTGATAGAAAAGGCCAGAGGCTGGATGAAGGATTTGCCGATCGCGGTACTGAGCGGTTTTAGTGATTTCGACTATGCCCGGCGGGCGATACGTTATGGCGTACTGGATTACCTGCTTAAGCCGATAGAAAAAGCACAGCTGTATGATCTGCTGAAGCGGGTGGAGGAGAATAAACAAAGCAGCTCTTCTGAACCTCAGCAGCTGGCCGTCCAGACTTCGGAAGGCGGGGAACATTACGTTGTCGAGCAGGCCAAAGGTATTCTTGAGAAGGAATACGGACACATTTTCGAGCTAGAGCGTCTCGCAGAGACAGTAGGGATGAATGCCAGTTATCTTAGCCGCCTGTTTAAATATAAGACGGGCCAGACGATTACTGATTATCTTATCGGCATACGGATTGCCAAAGCCAAAGAACTGCTGATCAACCAGCCTGATCTCAAAAATTACGAGATTGCCGAAAAGGTCGGGTACAGCGATCCTGTATATTTCAACAAGCTGTTTAAGAAAATATGCGGTGTGACACCCAAGGATTATAAAAGCGGTTGTAGAATGCCAAAAGTCTAGGCTGCTAATGCTGAACAAAATAGGGTAAATCTATCACCAGAGGGCGGAAAGCCCTCTTTTTCATTTTTATTTGCATATATTATTATTTTTATAAAAACAATAATAACAAATACAAGACCAGAAAAAACAATAGAAACCATCGTTTTCATGCTTTTTACGCATTATAATGTGTTTGTAAGCGATATCAACACACTTTCACAGAGTTAAAATGGAATATATAGCCCTTTAAAGGTGTTGGTCGTTTGGATCATCTATTTATTTGTTAGTTTATTTGTTATTACTATGTTTGAATGAAGAGAGGGGCTTTAACAATGAAAAAAACAAAAGCAATCACCGGTTTGGCAGCATTGACACTGATGGCGGGCTTATTCGCAGGCTGTTCATCAAACAATAATGCAGATAATGCTGCAGGAACCAACGCCGGAAATAATGGAGCCGGTACGGCAGCAACGGCAGCTCCCGAAGGAGACGGCGCAAAGGACCTGAAAGGCAATATCACAGTAATTACGCAGAGAACAGATATTGTTGATACCGTGTTCAAAGATTATGCAGCTAAATTTAATGAACAATATCCAAATGTCAAAGTGAACTTTGAAGCGCTCTCCACCTATGAGGACCAGATCAAGATCCGCATGAGCACCAATGATTACGGTGATGTGCTCCTGCTTCCTACAAGCGTAGCTATCAAGGACCTTCCGGATTTCTTTGAACCGCTGGGTCAAAAAGCCGAGCTGGAGCAGCAGTATACCGGTCTTGAGGAACGCAGTGTAGACGGAATTGCTTACGGGATTCCGATAACTGTTAACTACTCGGGAATCATCTACAACAAACAAGTGTTCAAGGATGCAGGCATCACTGAGGTTCCAAGAACCATTGAACAGTTCATGACTGCACTGCAGAGTATAAAAGACAAAACGGATGCTGTTCCGCTGTATACAAATTACGCGGCAGGCTGGACGCTGACCCAGTGGGAGGCCGTGCTGGCAACAGTTGCCGGCAACCGTGACTATGTAAATATTGCTCAAGTTGCTTCAGATGATAACTTTGTGCAGGGACAACCTCACTATGATCTGTACAAGGTAATGTATGATGCGGCAAAAAATGGCCTGATTGAAGAAGACCCTACAACAACCGACTGGGAGTCCTCCAAGGCTGATCTGGCCAACGGTAAAATCGGGACAATGGTTCTCGGTTCATGGGCGATTGGTCAAGTTAAAGGCTTGGCAACCAATCCTGATGATGTGGGCTTCATGCCGTTCCCTACGAATGCAGAGAAGGTGCTTGTACCTCTTGCTGACGATTATAACCTCGGGATCAGCATCCACAGTAAAAACAAAGAAGCAGCCAGAGCATGGGTTGACTGGTTT
Proteins encoded:
- a CDS encoding glycoside hydrolase family 130 protein: MTTVFEERKALLTGRYETLIARKNEKMSFGNGIYDRYQYPLLTAEHAPLIWRYDFNPVTNPYFAERIGVNGVFNPGAIELDGKFYIVARVEGNDRKSFFAVAESSSGVDGFRFWDHPVVLPETEIPDTNVYDMRLVKHADGWIYGLFCTERKDPEAAPGDLSSAVAQCGITRTKDLKTWERLPDLKTGSAQQRNVVLHPEFVEGKYAFYTRPQDGFIDAGSGGGIGWGLSDSIENAVITSETIMDQRYYHTIKEVKNGQGPAPIKTARGWLHIAHGVRNTAAGLRYVLYAFLSDLEQPNKVTHAPGGHFIAPDGEERVGDVSNVVFCNGVIARDNGEIYIYYASSDTRIHVATTTVDQMLDYVLNTPEDPLRSYASVQQRIELIDRNLQQ
- a CDS encoding response regulator transcription factor; amino-acid sequence: MIRIMIADDEEVIRRGLEKITSRMDLEVEVIGSHGNGMEAWNQLSTITAEDIDLLITDIKMPRMDGFMLIEKARGWMKDLPIAVLSGFSDFDYARRAIRYGVLDYLLKPIEKAQLYDLLKRVEENKQSSSSEPQQLAVQTSEGGEHYVVEQAKGILEKEYGHIFELERLAETVGMNASYLSRLFKYKTGQTITDYLIGIRIAKAKELLINQPDLKNYEIAEKVGYSDPVYFNKLFKKICGVTPKDYKSGCRMPKV
- a CDS encoding ABC transporter substrate-binding protein, with the translated sequence MKKTKAITGLAALTLMAGLFAGCSSNNNADNAAGTNAGNNGAGTAATAAPEGDGAKDLKGNITVITQRTDIVDTVFKDYAAKFNEQYPNVKVNFEALSTYEDQIKIRMSTNDYGDVLLLPTSVAIKDLPDFFEPLGQKAELEQQYTGLEERSVDGIAYGIPITVNYSGIIYNKQVFKDAGITEVPRTIEQFMTALQSIKDKTDAVPLYTNYAAGWTLTQWEAVLATVAGNRDYVNIAQVASDDNFVQGQPHYDLYKVMYDAAKNGLIEEDPTTTDWESSKADLANGKIGTMVLGSWAIGQVKGLATNPDDVGFMPFPTNAEKVLVPLADDYNLGISIHSKNKEAARAWVDWFINESGYPTTEGGGMSPVKGAELPEILKQFDGTEVTFDTLAPAKEGEEGWVDAIDKEAEIGLWQPDFKKVIIEAAIGNRKDSYDDIMKDLNDKWKAARAKVTAAQ